In one window of Mus pahari chromosome 3, PAHARI_EIJ_v1.1, whole genome shotgun sequence DNA:
- the Mocs3 gene encoding adenylyltransferase and sulfurtransferase MOCS3, with amino-acid sequence MAAGEDVTALQAAIARREEELASLKRRLAAALAAEPEPERPLALPPPPLPARAALSRDEILRYSRQLLLPELGVRGQLRLAAASVLVVGCGGLGCPLAQYLAAAGVGRLGLVDHDAVETSNLARQVLHGEAQAGESKARSAAAVLRRLDLAVEGVAYPRALSRDWALDLIRGYDVVADCSDNAPTRYLVNDACVLAGRPLVSASALRFEGQMTVYHHAGGPCYRCVFPRPPPPDTVTNCADGGVLGAVPGVLGCAQALEVLKIAAGLGASYSGSMLLFDGLGGHFRRIRLRRRRPDCVVCGQQPTVTRLQDYEAFCGSSATDKCRALKLLSPEERISVTDYKRLLDSRAPHVLLDVRPQVEVDICRLPHSLHIPLNRLERRDADSLKLLGAALQKGKQGSQEGAALPVYVICKLGNDSQKAVKVLQSLTAVPELDSSTVQDIVGGLMAWATKIDGTFPQY; translated from the coding sequence ATGGCTGCCGGGGAGGACGTAACTGCCTTACAGGCTGCAATTGCCCGGCGGGAGGAAGAGCTAGCTTCGCTCAAGCGGAGGCTGGCCGCGGCCCTGGCAGCCGAGCCGGAGCCCGAGCGTCCGCTCGCgctcccgccgccgccgctgccggcCCGGGCCGCGCTGTCGCGGGACGAGATCCTCCGCTACAGCCGCCAGCTGCTGCTGCCGGAGCTGGGCGTGCGCGGGCAGCTGCGCCTGGCGGCCGCGTCCGTGCTCGTGGTGGGCTGTGGCGGGCTGGGCTGCCCGCTGGCCCAGTACCTGGCGGCGGCCGGCGTGGGCCGGCTGGGGCTGGTGGACCACGACGCGGTGGAGACGAGCAACCTGGCCCGCCAGGTCCTGCACGGCGAGGCGCAGGCGGGCGAGAGCAAGGCTCGCTCGGCGGCTGCGGTGCTGCGCCGCCTCGACTTGGCGGTGGAGGGCGTGGCGTACCCGCGGGCCCTCAGCAGGGACTGGGCGCTCGACCTGATCCGCGGCTACGACGTGGTGGCCGACTGCAGCGACAACGCGCCCACGCGCTACCTGGTGAACGACGCGTGCGTGCTGGCCGGCCGGCCGCTGGTGTCGGCCAGCGCGCTGCGCTTCGAGGGCCAGATGACCGTCTACCACCACGCCGGCGGGCCGTGCTACCGCTGCGTGTTCCCGCGGCCGCCCCCGCCCGACACGGTGACCAACTGTGCCGACGGCGGCGTGCTCGGAGCGGTGCCCGGCGTGCTGGGCTGCGCGCAGGCGCTCGAGGTGCTCAAGATCGCCGCCGGCCTCGGCGCCTCCTACAGCGGCAGCATGCTGCTCTTCGACGGCCTCGGGGGCCACTTCCGCCGGATCCGCCTGCGGCGCCGCCGGCCCGACTGCGTCGTGTGCGGTCAGCAGCCCACCGTGACCCGCCTGCAGGACTACGAGGCCTTCTGCGGCTCCTCGGCCACCGACAAGTGCCGCGCCTTGAAGCTGCTGAGCCCCGAGGAGCGGATTTCGGTGACCGACTACAAGCGGCTTCTGGATTCCAGGGCGCCCCACGTGTTGCTGGACGTCCGGCCTCAAGTAGAGGTGGACATCTGTCGTCTGCCGCACTCTCTCCACATCCCTTTGAATCGGTTGGAGCGCAGGGATGCGGACAGCCTGAAACTCTTAGGGGCTGCCCTCCAGAAAGGGAAGCAGGGTTCGCAGGAAGGGGCTGCTCTCCCGGTGTATGTGATTTGCAAACTGGGGAACGACTCCCAGAAAGCTGTGAAGGTCCTGCAGTCCTTGACGGCAGTGCCAGAGTTAGACTCTTCAACTGTTCAGGATATCGTGGGGGGACTCATGGCCTGGGCTACCAAAATTGATGGGACATTTCCACAGTACTGA